A region of Pan troglodytes isolate AG18354 chromosome 23, NHGRI_mPanTro3-v2.0_pri, whole genome shotgun sequence DNA encodes the following proteins:
- the AIFM3 gene encoding apoptosis-inducing factor 3 isoform X1: protein MTDGSETLERKKRKKDPARAPAGHPWEVARIPGDPDSGRGAPGQSGPWLPPYAPRLRSGRRGPRPAPVPRPPPTCSGPAGRCWAPRAPRPQCSRSASPAPPAPPRPPRASPPPPRARGPKRFPSPGPRRAQVLQQLQQDGGSSVSKACRGSSPMGGALGLRQLPICAPACRPSSGHSPWAAASPNPNQWSSRSRWCCLRRSEARRSCRPVGRAAPGPTRATARPATSTRRSACPPLTPTPALRIAWRLLSATSRTSRMASVLSRGRVRCPWHGACFNISTGDLEDFPGLDSLHKFQVKIEKEKVYVRASKQALQLQRRTKVMAKCISPSAGYSSSTNVLIVGAGAAGLVCAETLRQEGFSDRIVLCTLDRHLPYDRPKLSKSLDTQPEQLALRPKEFFRAYGIEVLTEAQVVTLDVRNKKVVFKDGFKLEYSKLLLAPGSSPKTLSCKGKEVENVFTIRTPEDANRVVRLARGRNVVVVGAGFLGMEVAAYLTEKAHSVSVVELEETPFRRFLGERVGRALMKMFENNRVKFYMQTEVSELRGQEGKLKEVVLKSSKVVRADVCVVGIGAVPATGFLRQSGIGLDSRGFIPVNKMMQTNVPGVFAAGDAVTFPLAWRNNRKVNIPHWQMAHAQGRVAAQNMLAQEAEMSTVPYLWTAMFGKSLRYAGYGEGFDDVIIQGDLEELKFVAFYTKGDEVIAVASMNYDPIVSKVAEVLASGRAIRKREVELFVLHSKTGDMSWLTGKGS, encoded by the exons ATGAcag ATGGTTCTGAgactttggaaagaaagaaaaggaaaaaagaccctGCCCGCGCCCCAGCTGGGCATCCCTGGGAGGTCGCGAGGATCCCCGGAGACCCAGACTCGGGACGGGGCGCCCCCGGCCAGAGCGGCCCCTGGCTGCCTCCCTACGCCCCGCGACTCCGGTCCGGACGCCGAGGGCCTCGGCCTGCCCCTGTCCCCCGGCCGCCCCCCACCTGCTCCGGCCCGGCGGGGCGGTGCTGGGCGCCGCGGGCTCCCCGGCCGCAGTGCAGCCGCAGCgccagccccgccccgcccgcgcctccccgccccccccgcgcctccccgccccccccccgcGCCCGCGGCCCCAAGCGGTTCCCGAGCCCAGGCCCGCGCCGAGCCCAG GTCCTACAGCAGCTCCAGCAGGATGGCGGCTCCAGCGTCTCTAAGGCCTGCAGGGGGTCCAGCCCCATGGGGGGCGCCCTAGGCCTCCGACAGCTCCCCATCTGTGCTCCTGCCTGCCGGCCATCCTCAGGCCACTCGCCATGGGCGGCTGCTTCTCCAAACCCAAACCAG TGGAGCTCAAGATCGAGGTGGTGCTGCCTGAGAAGGAGCGAGGCAAGGAGGAGCTGTCGGCCAGTGGGAAGGGCAGCCCCCGGGCCTACCAGGGCAACGGCACGGCCCGCCACTTCCACACGGAGGAGCGCCTGTCCACCCCTCACCCCTACCCCAGCCCTCAGGATTGCGTGGAGGCTGCTGTCTGCCACGTCAAGGACCTCGAGAATGGCCA GCGTTCTGTCCCGTGGTCGGGTGCGCTGCCCCTGGCACGGCGCCTGCTTCAACATCAGCACTGGGGACCTGGAGGACTTCCCCGGCCTGGACAGTCTACACAAGTTCCAG GTGAAGATTGAGAAGGAGAAGGTGTACGTCCGGGCCAGCAAGCAG GCCCTACAGCTGCAGCGAAGGACCAAGGTGATGGCCAAGTGTATCTCTCCAAGTGCTGGGTACAGCAGTAGCACCAATGTGCTCATTGTGGGTGCAG GTGCAGCTGGCCTGGTGTGTGCAGAGACACTGCGGCAGGAGGGCTTCTCCGACCGGATCGTCCTGTGCACGCTAGACCGGCACCTTCCCTACGACCGTCCCAAGCTCAGCAAG TCCCTGGACACACAGCCTGAGCAGCTGGCCCTGAGGCCCAAGGAGTTTTTCCGAGCCTATGGCATCGAGGTGCTCACCGAGGCTCAG GTGGTCACATTGGACGTGAGAAATAAGAAGGTCGTGTTCAAGGATGGCTTCAAGCTGGAGTACAGCAAGCTGCTGCTGGCACCAGGGAGCAG CCCCAAGACTCTGAGCTGCAAAGGCAAAGAAGTGGAGAATGTGTTCACCATCCGGACGCCAGAGGATGCCAATCGCGTGGTGAGGCTGGCCCGAGGCCGCAATGTGGTCGTCGTGGGAGCCGGCTTCCTGG GGATGGAGGTGGCCGCTTACCTGACGGAGAAGGCCCACTCTGTGTCTGTGGTGGAGCTGGAGGAGACGCCCTTCAGGAGGTTCCTGGGGGAGCGCGTGGGTCGTGCCCTCATGAAG ATGTTTGAGAACAACCGGGTGAAGTTCTACATGCAGACGGAGGTGTCTGAGCTGCGGGGCCAGGAGGGAAAG CTGAAGGAGGTTGTGCTGAAGAGCAGCAAGGTCGTGCGGGCTGACGTCTGCGTGGTGGGCATTG GTGCAGTGCCCGCCACAGGCTTCCTGAGGCAAAGCGGCATCGGTTTGGATTCCCGAGGCTTCATCCCTGTCAACAAG ATGATGCAGACCAATGTCCCAGGCGTATTTGCAGCTGGCGACGCTGTCACCTTCCCCCTTGCCTGGAGGAACAACCGGAAAGTGAACATTCCACATTGGCAGATGGCTCATGCTCAGG GGCGCGTGGCAGCCCAGAACATGTTGGCGCAGGAGGCGGAGATGAGCACTGTGCCCTACCTCTGGACCGCCATGTTTGGCAAGAGCCTGCGCTACGCGG GCTACGGAGAAGGCTTCGACGACGTCATCATCCAGGGGGATCTGGAGGAGCTGAAGTTTGTGGCTTTTTACACTAA
- the AIFM3 gene encoding apoptosis-inducing factor 3 isoform X3 — protein sequence MTDGSETLERKKRKKDPARAPAGHPWEVARIPGDPDSGRGAPGQSGPWLPPYAPRLRSGRRGPRPAPVPRPPPTCSGPAGRCWAPRAPRPQCSRSASPAPPAPPRPPRASPPPPRARGPKRFPSPGPRRAQVLQQLQQDGGSSVSKACRGSSPMGGALGLRQLPICAPACRPSSGHSPWAAASPNPNQWSSRSRWCCLRRSEARRSCRPVGRAAPGPTRATARPATSTRRSACPPLTPTPALRIAWRLLSATSRTSRMASVLSRGRVRCPWHGACFNISTGDLEDFPGLDSLHKFQVKIEKEKVYVRASKQALQLQRRTKVMAKCISPSAGYSSSTNVLIVGAETLRQEGFSDRIVLCTLDRHLPYDRPKLSKSLDTQPEQLALRPKEFFRAYGIEVLTEAQVVTLDVRNKKVVFKDGFKLEYSKLLLAPGSSPKTLSCKGKEVENVFTIRTPEDANRVVRLARGRNVVVVGAGFLGMEVAAYLTEKAHSVSVVELEETPFRRFLGERVGRALMKMFENNRVKFYMQTEVSELRGQEGKLKEVVLKSSKVVRADVCVVGIGAVPATGFLRQSGIGLDSRGFIPVNKMMQTNVPGVFAAGDAVTFPLAWRNNRKVNIPHWQMAHAQGRVAAQNMLAQEAEMSTVPYLWTAMFGKSLRYAGYGEGFDDVIIQGDLEELKFVAFYTKGDEVIAVASMNYDPIVSKVAEVLASGRAIRKREVELFVLHSKTGDMSWLTGKGS from the exons ATGAcag ATGGTTCTGAgactttggaaagaaagaaaaggaaaaaagaccctGCCCGCGCCCCAGCTGGGCATCCCTGGGAGGTCGCGAGGATCCCCGGAGACCCAGACTCGGGACGGGGCGCCCCCGGCCAGAGCGGCCCCTGGCTGCCTCCCTACGCCCCGCGACTCCGGTCCGGACGCCGAGGGCCTCGGCCTGCCCCTGTCCCCCGGCCGCCCCCCACCTGCTCCGGCCCGGCGGGGCGGTGCTGGGCGCCGCGGGCTCCCCGGCCGCAGTGCAGCCGCAGCgccagccccgccccgcccgcgcctccccgccccccccgcgcctccccgccccccccccgcGCCCGCGGCCCCAAGCGGTTCCCGAGCCCAGGCCCGCGCCGAGCCCAG GTCCTACAGCAGCTCCAGCAGGATGGCGGCTCCAGCGTCTCTAAGGCCTGCAGGGGGTCCAGCCCCATGGGGGGCGCCCTAGGCCTCCGACAGCTCCCCATCTGTGCTCCTGCCTGCCGGCCATCCTCAGGCCACTCGCCATGGGCGGCTGCTTCTCCAAACCCAAACCAG TGGAGCTCAAGATCGAGGTGGTGCTGCCTGAGAAGGAGCGAGGCAAGGAGGAGCTGTCGGCCAGTGGGAAGGGCAGCCCCCGGGCCTACCAGGGCAACGGCACGGCCCGCCACTTCCACACGGAGGAGCGCCTGTCCACCCCTCACCCCTACCCCAGCCCTCAGGATTGCGTGGAGGCTGCTGTCTGCCACGTCAAGGACCTCGAGAATGGCCA GCGTTCTGTCCCGTGGTCGGGTGCGCTGCCCCTGGCACGGCGCCTGCTTCAACATCAGCACTGGGGACCTGGAGGACTTCCCCGGCCTGGACAGTCTACACAAGTTCCAG GTGAAGATTGAGAAGGAGAAGGTGTACGTCCGGGCCAGCAAGCAG GCCCTACAGCTGCAGCGAAGGACCAAGGTGATGGCCAAGTGTATCTCTCCAAGTGCTGGGTACAGCAGTAGCACCAATGTGCTCATTGTGGGTGCAG AGACACTGCGGCAGGAGGGCTTCTCCGACCGGATCGTCCTGTGCACGCTAGACCGGCACCTTCCCTACGACCGTCCCAAGCTCAGCAAG TCCCTGGACACACAGCCTGAGCAGCTGGCCCTGAGGCCCAAGGAGTTTTTCCGAGCCTATGGCATCGAGGTGCTCACCGAGGCTCAG GTGGTCACATTGGACGTGAGAAATAAGAAGGTCGTGTTCAAGGATGGCTTCAAGCTGGAGTACAGCAAGCTGCTGCTGGCACCAGGGAGCAG CCCCAAGACTCTGAGCTGCAAAGGCAAAGAAGTGGAGAATGTGTTCACCATCCGGACGCCAGAGGATGCCAATCGCGTGGTGAGGCTGGCCCGAGGCCGCAATGTGGTCGTCGTGGGAGCCGGCTTCCTGG GGATGGAGGTGGCCGCTTACCTGACGGAGAAGGCCCACTCTGTGTCTGTGGTGGAGCTGGAGGAGACGCCCTTCAGGAGGTTCCTGGGGGAGCGCGTGGGTCGTGCCCTCATGAAG ATGTTTGAGAACAACCGGGTGAAGTTCTACATGCAGACGGAGGTGTCTGAGCTGCGGGGCCAGGAGGGAAAG CTGAAGGAGGTTGTGCTGAAGAGCAGCAAGGTCGTGCGGGCTGACGTCTGCGTGGTGGGCATTG GTGCAGTGCCCGCCACAGGCTTCCTGAGGCAAAGCGGCATCGGTTTGGATTCCCGAGGCTTCATCCCTGTCAACAAG ATGATGCAGACCAATGTCCCAGGCGTATTTGCAGCTGGCGACGCTGTCACCTTCCCCCTTGCCTGGAGGAACAACCGGAAAGTGAACATTCCACATTGGCAGATGGCTCATGCTCAGG GGCGCGTGGCAGCCCAGAACATGTTGGCGCAGGAGGCGGAGATGAGCACTGTGCCCTACCTCTGGACCGCCATGTTTGGCAAGAGCCTGCGCTACGCGG GCTACGGAGAAGGCTTCGACGACGTCATCATCCAGGGGGATCTGGAGGAGCTGAAGTTTGTGGCTTTTTACACTAA
- the AIFM3 gene encoding apoptosis-inducing factor 3 isoform X2, translating to MTDGSETLERKKRKKDPARAPAGHPWEVARIPGDPDSGRGAPGQSGPWLPPYAPRLRSGRRGPRPAPVPRPPPTCSGPAGRCWAPRAPRPQCSRSASPAPPAPPRPPRASPPPPRARGPKRFPSPGPRRAQVLQQLQQDGGSSVSKACRGSSPMGGALGLRQLPICAPACRPSSGHSPWAAASPNPNQWSSRSRWCCLRRSEARRSCRPVGRAAPGPTRATARPATSTRRSACPPLTPTPALRIAWRLLSATSRTSRMASVLSRGRVRCPWHGACFNISTGDLEDFPGLDSLHKFQVKIEKEKVYVRASKQALQLQRRTKVMAKCISPSAGYSSSTNVLIVGAGAAGLVCAETLRQEGFSDRIVLCTLDRHLPYDRPKLSKSLDTQPEQLALRPKEFFRAYGIEVLTEAQVVTLDVRNKKVVFKDGFKLEYSKLLLAPGSSPKTLSCKGKEVENVFTIRTPEDANRVVRLARGRNVVVVGAGFLGMEVAAYLTEKAHSVSVVELEETPFRRFLGERVGRALMKMFENNRVKFYMQTEVSELRGQEGKLKEVVLKSSKVVRADVCVVGIGAVPATGFLRQSGIGLDSRGFIPVNKMMQTNVPGVFAAGDAVTFPLAWRNNRKVNIPHWQMAHAQGRVAAQNMLAQEAEMSTVPYLWTAMFGKSLRYAGYGEGFDDVIIQGDLEELKFVAFYTKGDEVIAVASMNYDPIVSKVAEVLASGRAIRKREVETGDMSWLTGKGS from the exons ATGAcag ATGGTTCTGAgactttggaaagaaagaaaaggaaaaaagaccctGCCCGCGCCCCAGCTGGGCATCCCTGGGAGGTCGCGAGGATCCCCGGAGACCCAGACTCGGGACGGGGCGCCCCCGGCCAGAGCGGCCCCTGGCTGCCTCCCTACGCCCCGCGACTCCGGTCCGGACGCCGAGGGCCTCGGCCTGCCCCTGTCCCCCGGCCGCCCCCCACCTGCTCCGGCCCGGCGGGGCGGTGCTGGGCGCCGCGGGCTCCCCGGCCGCAGTGCAGCCGCAGCgccagccccgccccgcccgcgcctccccgccccccccgcgcctccccgccccccccccgcGCCCGCGGCCCCAAGCGGTTCCCGAGCCCAGGCCCGCGCCGAGCCCAG GTCCTACAGCAGCTCCAGCAGGATGGCGGCTCCAGCGTCTCTAAGGCCTGCAGGGGGTCCAGCCCCATGGGGGGCGCCCTAGGCCTCCGACAGCTCCCCATCTGTGCTCCTGCCTGCCGGCCATCCTCAGGCCACTCGCCATGGGCGGCTGCTTCTCCAAACCCAAACCAG TGGAGCTCAAGATCGAGGTGGTGCTGCCTGAGAAGGAGCGAGGCAAGGAGGAGCTGTCGGCCAGTGGGAAGGGCAGCCCCCGGGCCTACCAGGGCAACGGCACGGCCCGCCACTTCCACACGGAGGAGCGCCTGTCCACCCCTCACCCCTACCCCAGCCCTCAGGATTGCGTGGAGGCTGCTGTCTGCCACGTCAAGGACCTCGAGAATGGCCA GCGTTCTGTCCCGTGGTCGGGTGCGCTGCCCCTGGCACGGCGCCTGCTTCAACATCAGCACTGGGGACCTGGAGGACTTCCCCGGCCTGGACAGTCTACACAAGTTCCAG GTGAAGATTGAGAAGGAGAAGGTGTACGTCCGGGCCAGCAAGCAG GCCCTACAGCTGCAGCGAAGGACCAAGGTGATGGCCAAGTGTATCTCTCCAAGTGCTGGGTACAGCAGTAGCACCAATGTGCTCATTGTGGGTGCAG GTGCAGCTGGCCTGGTGTGTGCAGAGACACTGCGGCAGGAGGGCTTCTCCGACCGGATCGTCCTGTGCACGCTAGACCGGCACCTTCCCTACGACCGTCCCAAGCTCAGCAAG TCCCTGGACACACAGCCTGAGCAGCTGGCCCTGAGGCCCAAGGAGTTTTTCCGAGCCTATGGCATCGAGGTGCTCACCGAGGCTCAG GTGGTCACATTGGACGTGAGAAATAAGAAGGTCGTGTTCAAGGATGGCTTCAAGCTGGAGTACAGCAAGCTGCTGCTGGCACCAGGGAGCAG CCCCAAGACTCTGAGCTGCAAAGGCAAAGAAGTGGAGAATGTGTTCACCATCCGGACGCCAGAGGATGCCAATCGCGTGGTGAGGCTGGCCCGAGGCCGCAATGTGGTCGTCGTGGGAGCCGGCTTCCTGG GGATGGAGGTGGCCGCTTACCTGACGGAGAAGGCCCACTCTGTGTCTGTGGTGGAGCTGGAGGAGACGCCCTTCAGGAGGTTCCTGGGGGAGCGCGTGGGTCGTGCCCTCATGAAG ATGTTTGAGAACAACCGGGTGAAGTTCTACATGCAGACGGAGGTGTCTGAGCTGCGGGGCCAGGAGGGAAAG CTGAAGGAGGTTGTGCTGAAGAGCAGCAAGGTCGTGCGGGCTGACGTCTGCGTGGTGGGCATTG GTGCAGTGCCCGCCACAGGCTTCCTGAGGCAAAGCGGCATCGGTTTGGATTCCCGAGGCTTCATCCCTGTCAACAAG ATGATGCAGACCAATGTCCCAGGCGTATTTGCAGCTGGCGACGCTGTCACCTTCCCCCTTGCCTGGAGGAACAACCGGAAAGTGAACATTCCACATTGGCAGATGGCTCATGCTCAGG GGCGCGTGGCAGCCCAGAACATGTTGGCGCAGGAGGCGGAGATGAGCACTGTGCCCTACCTCTGGACCGCCATGTTTGGCAAGAGCCTGCGCTACGCGG GCTACGGAGAAGGCTTCGACGACGTCATCATCCAGGGGGATCTGGAGGAGCTGAAGTTTGTGGCTTTTTACACTAA
- the AIFM3 gene encoding apoptosis-inducing factor 3 isoform X6 — protein sequence MGGALGLRQLPICAPACRPSSGHSPWAAASPNPNQWSSRSRWCCLRRSEARRSCRPVGRAAPGPTRATARPATSTRRSACPPLTPTPALRIAWRLLSATSRTSRMASVLSRGRVRCPWHGACFNISTGDLEDFPGLDSLHKFQVKIEKEKVYVRASKQALQLQRRTKVMAKCISPSAGYSSSTNVLIVGAGAAGLVCAETLRQEGFSDRIVLCTLDRHLPYDRPKLSKSLDTQPEQLALRPKEFFRAYGIEVLTEAQVVTLDVRNKKVVFKDGFKLEYSKLLLAPGSSPKTLSCKGKEVENVFTIRTPEDANRVVRLARGRNVVVVGAGFLGMEVAAYLTEKAHSVSVVELEETPFRRFLGERVGRALMKMFENNRVKFYMQTEVSELRGQEGKLKEVVLKSSKVVRADVCVVGIGAVPATGFLRQSGIGLDSRGFIPVNKMMQTNVPGVFAAGDAVTFPLAWRNNRKVNIPHWQMAHAQGRVAAQNMLAQEAEMSTVPYLWTAMFGKSLRYAGYGEGFDDVIIQGDLEELKFVAFYTKGDEVIAVASMNYDPIVSKVAEVLASGRAIRKREVELFVLHSKTGDMSWLTGKGS from the exons ATGGGGGGCGCCCTAGGCCTCCGACAGCTCCCCATCTGTGCTCCTGCCTGCCGGCCATCCTCAGGCCACTCGCCATGGGCGGCTGCTTCTCCAAACCCAAACCAG TGGAGCTCAAGATCGAGGTGGTGCTGCCTGAGAAGGAGCGAGGCAAGGAGGAGCTGTCGGCCAGTGGGAAGGGCAGCCCCCGGGCCTACCAGGGCAACGGCACGGCCCGCCACTTCCACACGGAGGAGCGCCTGTCCACCCCTCACCCCTACCCCAGCCCTCAGGATTGCGTGGAGGCTGCTGTCTGCCACGTCAAGGACCTCGAGAATGGCCA GCGTTCTGTCCCGTGGTCGGGTGCGCTGCCCCTGGCACGGCGCCTGCTTCAACATCAGCACTGGGGACCTGGAGGACTTCCCCGGCCTGGACAGTCTACACAAGTTCCAG GTGAAGATTGAGAAGGAGAAGGTGTACGTCCGGGCCAGCAAGCAG GCCCTACAGCTGCAGCGAAGGACCAAGGTGATGGCCAAGTGTATCTCTCCAAGTGCTGGGTACAGCAGTAGCACCAATGTGCTCATTGTGGGTGCAG GTGCAGCTGGCCTGGTGTGTGCAGAGACACTGCGGCAGGAGGGCTTCTCCGACCGGATCGTCCTGTGCACGCTAGACCGGCACCTTCCCTACGACCGTCCCAAGCTCAGCAAG TCCCTGGACACACAGCCTGAGCAGCTGGCCCTGAGGCCCAAGGAGTTTTTCCGAGCCTATGGCATCGAGGTGCTCACCGAGGCTCAG GTGGTCACATTGGACGTGAGAAATAAGAAGGTCGTGTTCAAGGATGGCTTCAAGCTGGAGTACAGCAAGCTGCTGCTGGCACCAGGGAGCAG CCCCAAGACTCTGAGCTGCAAAGGCAAAGAAGTGGAGAATGTGTTCACCATCCGGACGCCAGAGGATGCCAATCGCGTGGTGAGGCTGGCCCGAGGCCGCAATGTGGTCGTCGTGGGAGCCGGCTTCCTGG GGATGGAGGTGGCCGCTTACCTGACGGAGAAGGCCCACTCTGTGTCTGTGGTGGAGCTGGAGGAGACGCCCTTCAGGAGGTTCCTGGGGGAGCGCGTGGGTCGTGCCCTCATGAAG ATGTTTGAGAACAACCGGGTGAAGTTCTACATGCAGACGGAGGTGTCTGAGCTGCGGGGCCAGGAGGGAAAG CTGAAGGAGGTTGTGCTGAAGAGCAGCAAGGTCGTGCGGGCTGACGTCTGCGTGGTGGGCATTG GTGCAGTGCCCGCCACAGGCTTCCTGAGGCAAAGCGGCATCGGTTTGGATTCCCGAGGCTTCATCCCTGTCAACAAG ATGATGCAGACCAATGTCCCAGGCGTATTTGCAGCTGGCGACGCTGTCACCTTCCCCCTTGCCTGGAGGAACAACCGGAAAGTGAACATTCCACATTGGCAGATGGCTCATGCTCAGG GGCGCGTGGCAGCCCAGAACATGTTGGCGCAGGAGGCGGAGATGAGCACTGTGCCCTACCTCTGGACCGCCATGTTTGGCAAGAGCCTGCGCTACGCGG GCTACGGAGAAGGCTTCGACGACGTCATCATCCAGGGGGATCTGGAGGAGCTGAAGTTTGTGGCTTTTTACACTAA
- the AIFM3 gene encoding apoptosis-inducing factor 3 isoform X8 produces MGGALGLRQLPICAPACRPSSGHSPWAAASPNPNQWSSRSRWCCLRRSEARRSCRPVGRAAPGPTRATARPATSTRRSACPPLTPTPALRIAWRLLSATSRTSRMASVLSRGRVRCPWHGACFNISTGDLEDFPGLDSLHKFQVKIEKEKVYVRASKQALQLQRRTKVMAKCISPSAGYSSSTNVLIVGAGAAGLVCAETLRQEGFSDRIVLCTLDRHLPYDRPKLSKSLDTQPEQLALRPKEFFRAYGIEVLTEAQVVTLDVRNKKVVFKDGFKLEYSKLLLAPGSSPKTLSCKGKEVENVFTIRTPEDANRVVRLARGRNVVVVGAGFLGMEVAAYLTEKAHSVSVVELEETPFRRFLGERVGRALMKMFENNRVKFYMQTEVSELRGQEGKLKEVVLKSSKVVRADVCVVGIGAVPATGFLRQSGIGLDSRGFIPVNKMMQTNVPGVFAAGDAVTFPLAWRNNRKVNIPHWQMAHAQGRVAAQNMLAQEAEMSTVPYLWTAMFGKSLRYAGYGEGFDDVIIQGDLEELKFVAFYTKGDEVIAVASMNYDPIVSKVAEVLASGRAIRKREVETGDMSWLTGKGS; encoded by the exons ATGGGGGGCGCCCTAGGCCTCCGACAGCTCCCCATCTGTGCTCCTGCCTGCCGGCCATCCTCAGGCCACTCGCCATGGGCGGCTGCTTCTCCAAACCCAAACCAG TGGAGCTCAAGATCGAGGTGGTGCTGCCTGAGAAGGAGCGAGGCAAGGAGGAGCTGTCGGCCAGTGGGAAGGGCAGCCCCCGGGCCTACCAGGGCAACGGCACGGCCCGCCACTTCCACACGGAGGAGCGCCTGTCCACCCCTCACCCCTACCCCAGCCCTCAGGATTGCGTGGAGGCTGCTGTCTGCCACGTCAAGGACCTCGAGAATGGCCA GCGTTCTGTCCCGTGGTCGGGTGCGCTGCCCCTGGCACGGCGCCTGCTTCAACATCAGCACTGGGGACCTGGAGGACTTCCCCGGCCTGGACAGTCTACACAAGTTCCAG GTGAAGATTGAGAAGGAGAAGGTGTACGTCCGGGCCAGCAAGCAG GCCCTACAGCTGCAGCGAAGGACCAAGGTGATGGCCAAGTGTATCTCTCCAAGTGCTGGGTACAGCAGTAGCACCAATGTGCTCATTGTGGGTGCAG GTGCAGCTGGCCTGGTGTGTGCAGAGACACTGCGGCAGGAGGGCTTCTCCGACCGGATCGTCCTGTGCACGCTAGACCGGCACCTTCCCTACGACCGTCCCAAGCTCAGCAAG TCCCTGGACACACAGCCTGAGCAGCTGGCCCTGAGGCCCAAGGAGTTTTTCCGAGCCTATGGCATCGAGGTGCTCACCGAGGCTCAG GTGGTCACATTGGACGTGAGAAATAAGAAGGTCGTGTTCAAGGATGGCTTCAAGCTGGAGTACAGCAAGCTGCTGCTGGCACCAGGGAGCAG CCCCAAGACTCTGAGCTGCAAAGGCAAAGAAGTGGAGAATGTGTTCACCATCCGGACGCCAGAGGATGCCAATCGCGTGGTGAGGCTGGCCCGAGGCCGCAATGTGGTCGTCGTGGGAGCCGGCTTCCTGG GGATGGAGGTGGCCGCTTACCTGACGGAGAAGGCCCACTCTGTGTCTGTGGTGGAGCTGGAGGAGACGCCCTTCAGGAGGTTCCTGGGGGAGCGCGTGGGTCGTGCCCTCATGAAG ATGTTTGAGAACAACCGGGTGAAGTTCTACATGCAGACGGAGGTGTCTGAGCTGCGGGGCCAGGAGGGAAAG CTGAAGGAGGTTGTGCTGAAGAGCAGCAAGGTCGTGCGGGCTGACGTCTGCGTGGTGGGCATTG GTGCAGTGCCCGCCACAGGCTTCCTGAGGCAAAGCGGCATCGGTTTGGATTCCCGAGGCTTCATCCCTGTCAACAAG ATGATGCAGACCAATGTCCCAGGCGTATTTGCAGCTGGCGACGCTGTCACCTTCCCCCTTGCCTGGAGGAACAACCGGAAAGTGAACATTCCACATTGGCAGATGGCTCATGCTCAGG GGCGCGTGGCAGCCCAGAACATGTTGGCGCAGGAGGCGGAGATGAGCACTGTGCCCTACCTCTGGACCGCCATGTTTGGCAAGAGCCTGCGCTACGCGG GCTACGGAGAAGGCTTCGACGACGTCATCATCCAGGGGGATCTGGAGGAGCTGAAGTTTGTGGCTTTTTACACTAA